From one Bacteroides fragilis NCTC 9343 genomic stretch:
- a CDS encoding efflux RND transporter periplasmic adaptor subunit, with translation MKSKIVLFAFCLALLSGCGKKGFNMGGTPECAVETLQPTTVNLKSSYPATIKGKQDIEIRPQVSGFITKLNIDEGSMVKKGQVLFVIDPVQYESAARAAKAAVATAKANVSTQEITVKNKRELNKKNIISDYDLEMAENTLASAKAQLASAEAQLISANQNLAYTRVTSPSDGVAGTIPYRVGSLVSASSPSPLTVISDITQMYVYFSLTEKELLNLIRQDGSQTEFLNSFPAVQLTLADGTLYADSGKIETVSGVIDQNTGAVSMRATFPNHGHLLRTGGTGNIQIPYSKENVIVIPQKATYEIQDKKFVYLLQPDNTVKNTEIEILNLNDGQNYVVTAGLKAGDKIVVENVSTLKDGATIKPLTQQESAERFKAALEERKNQ, from the coding sequence ATGAAAAGTAAAATTGTTTTGTTTGCATTTTGTTTAGCCTTGTTGTCGGGTTGCGGCAAAAAGGGCTTCAACATGGGAGGAACTCCCGAATGTGCAGTAGAGACATTGCAGCCCACCACTGTCAATCTGAAAAGCTCCTATCCGGCCACAATCAAGGGTAAACAGGATATCGAAATCCGCCCGCAGGTTTCCGGGTTTATCACTAAACTGAATATTGATGAAGGATCTATGGTCAAAAAAGGACAGGTACTGTTCGTCATCGATCCGGTGCAGTATGAATCTGCCGCCCGTGCAGCAAAAGCCGCTGTAGCCACAGCTAAAGCGAATGTTTCTACTCAGGAAATCACTGTAAAAAACAAACGTGAATTAAACAAGAAAAACATCATCAGCGACTATGATTTGGAAATGGCTGAAAATACACTTGCATCTGCAAAAGCTCAATTGGCATCTGCCGAAGCCCAGCTGATCAGCGCTAACCAAAATCTGGCATACACACGCGTAACAAGCCCTTCGGACGGTGTAGCCGGAACAATCCCTTACCGTGTAGGTAGCTTGGTAAGCGCTTCAAGCCCGTCACCTCTCACTGTGATCTCGGACATCACTCAGATGTACGTTTACTTTTCACTGACAGAAAAGGAATTACTGAACCTGATCCGTCAGGACGGTTCTCAGACTGAATTTCTGAATAGCTTCCCGGCTGTTCAACTGACATTGGCTGACGGAACGTTGTATGCCGATAGCGGTAAAATAGAGACGGTAAGCGGAGTCATCGACCAAAACACAGGTGCTGTAAGCATGCGTGCCACTTTCCCGAATCACGGACATCTGTTGAGAACAGGCGGTACCGGTAACATCCAGATTCCTTATAGCAAGGAGAATGTAATCGTTATCCCTCAAAAAGCAACTTACGAAATACAGGATAAGAAATTCGTATATCTGCTCCAGCCGGATAACACTGTGAAAAATACCGAAATAGAAATATTAAATCTCAACGATGGACAAAACTATGTAGTCACTGCAGGACTGAAAGCCGGCGACAAAATCGTTGTCGAAAACGTCAGCACCCTGAAAGACGGTGCTACTATCAAGCCGCTCACCCAGCAGGAATCGGCCGAACGCTTTAAAGCAGCTTTGGAAGAACGCAAAAATCAGTAA
- a CDS encoding glycoside hydrolase family 2 TIM barrel-domain containing protein — MKRQLLTCCLAMCSLATMAQHDEWKNPEINAVNRAPMHTNYFAYSSSEEAAKADKENSSNFMTLNGIWKFNWVKNADARPTDFYRTDYNDKGWGQMKVPGVWEMNGYGDPIYVNVGYAWRSQYKNNPPYVPIENNHVGSYRKEIIIPAEWSGKEIFAHFGSVTSNMYLWVNGKYVGYSEDSKLEAEFNLTKYLKPGKNLIAFQVFRWCDGTYLEDQDFFRYSGVGRNCYLYSRNKKYIQDIRVTPDLDSNYTNGTLNVALNLNGSGTVELNLTDPAGKSVATAQVNGNGQKSVVMDVSNPEKWTAETPNLYTLTATLKNGSNTLEVIPVKVGFRKIELKGGQILVNGQPVLFKGADRHEMDPDGGYVVSRERMLQDILRMKQLNINAVRTCHYPDDNLWYDLCDQYGIYVVAEANIESHGMGYGKETLAKNPSYKKAHMERNQRNVQRGYNHPSIIFWSLGNEAGYGPNFEQCYTWIKNEDKTRAVQYEQAGTNEFTDIFCPMYYDYDACKKYSEGNIDKPLIQCEYAHAMGNSQGGFKEYWDLIRKYPKYQGGFIWDFVDQSNHWKNKDGIDIYGYGGDFNKYDASDNNFNDNGLISPDRRPNPHAHEVGYFYQSIWTTPGDLSKGEIKVYNENFFRDLSAYYMEWQLLANGEVMQTGVVQDLNVAPQQTATLKLNLNTEKICPCKELLLNVTYKLKAAETLMPAGSTVAYDQLTIRPYTAKALELKNQKASNLDIVVPVIKDNDHNYLIVEGENFIIEFNKHNGYLSRYEADGMQLLNPGAQLTPNFWRAPTDNDYGAGLQHRYAVWKNPGLKLTSLKQSIENEQAIVQAEYEMKAVKGKLFLTYVINNEGAVKVTQKMEAGKEEKVSDMFRFGMQMQMPENFNEVEYYGRGPVENYADRNHSTLIGKYRQTVAEQFYPYIRPQETGTKTDLRWWRVLNISGNGLQFVGDAPFSASALNYSIESLDDGVQKDQRHSPEVAKAPFTNLCIDKVQMGLGCVNSWGTLPLEKYRVPYQDYEFSFILTPVRHKVNM; from the coding sequence ATGAAAAGACAACTGCTGACTTGCTGCCTGGCGATGTGTAGCCTGGCGACCATGGCTCAACATGACGAATGGAAAAACCCCGAAATTAATGCGGTAAACCGTGCACCGATGCACACCAATTACTTTGCTTACTCTTCAAGTGAAGAAGCCGCAAAAGCCGATAAGGAAAACTCAAGCAACTTTATGACCCTGAATGGCATCTGGAAATTCAACTGGGTGAAAAATGCAGATGCTCGACCGACCGACTTCTACCGGACAGACTATAATGATAAAGGTTGGGGACAGATGAAAGTCCCCGGTGTTTGGGAAATGAACGGATACGGTGATCCGATTTATGTCAACGTAGGTTACGCCTGGAGAAGCCAATACAAAAACAATCCTCCTTATGTGCCCATAGAAAACAACCATGTAGGATCGTATCGGAAAGAAATCATTATTCCTGCCGAATGGTCAGGAAAAGAAATATTCGCCCACTTTGGTTCGGTCACTTCAAACATGTATCTATGGGTCAACGGTAAATATGTGGGATATAGCGAAGACAGTAAACTGGAAGCTGAATTTAACCTGACCAAATATCTGAAACCGGGCAAGAACCTGATTGCGTTTCAGGTATTCCGCTGGTGTGACGGTACGTACCTGGAAGATCAGGACTTTTTCCGCTACTCGGGAGTGGGACGTAACTGCTATTTGTACAGCCGCAATAAAAAATATATTCAAGATATCCGTGTAACTCCCGACTTGGACAGCAATTATACAAACGGTACATTGAACGTGGCACTCAATCTGAACGGAAGCGGAACAGTAGAGTTGAACCTGACAGATCCGGCAGGAAAAAGTGTTGCTACGGCACAGGTTAACGGAAATGGACAAAAGTCTGTTGTCATGGACGTGAGCAATCCTGAAAAATGGACAGCAGAAACACCCAACTTATATACACTGACTGCAACCCTGAAAAACGGCAGCAACACGCTGGAAGTGATCCCGGTAAAAGTAGGTTTCCGCAAAATTGAATTGAAGGGCGGACAGATACTGGTGAACGGGCAACCGGTGCTCTTTAAAGGTGCCGACCGCCACGAAATGGATCCGGACGGAGGATACGTGGTTTCCCGTGAACGCATGCTGCAAGATATTCTGCGTATGAAGCAGCTGAACATTAACGCGGTACGTACCTGTCACTATCCGGACGACAATCTGTGGTATGACCTTTGCGACCAATACGGTATCTATGTAGTGGCAGAGGCCAATATCGAGTCGCACGGAATGGGATATGGCAAAGAAACACTTGCCAAAAATCCATCTTACAAAAAAGCACACATGGAACGCAACCAACGCAATGTACAGAGAGGGTATAACCATCCTTCCATCATTTTCTGGTCATTAGGAAACGAAGCCGGATACGGCCCGAACTTCGAACAGTGCTATACATGGATCAAAAACGAGGACAAAACACGCGCCGTACAATATGAGCAGGCGGGTACCAATGAATTTACAGACATTTTCTGCCCGATGTATTACGATTATGACGCCTGCAAGAAGTACAGCGAAGGCAATATAGACAAACCTTTGATCCAATGTGAATATGCTCATGCTATGGGTAACTCGCAAGGGGGCTTCAAAGAGTATTGGGATCTGATACGCAAATATCCCAAATATCAGGGAGGTTTTATCTGGGACTTTGTAGACCAGTCGAACCATTGGAAAAATAAGGATGGAATAGACATCTACGGATATGGCGGTGACTTCAATAAATACGATGCTTCGGACAATAATTTTAACGACAACGGACTGATCAGCCCCGACCGTCGCCCCAACCCGCATGCCCATGAAGTGGGATACTTCTACCAGTCAATCTGGACTACTCCCGGCGATCTGTCAAAGGGAGAAATAAAGGTATATAACGAAAACTTCTTCCGGGATTTGTCCGCTTATTATATGGAGTGGCAATTACTGGCAAACGGTGAAGTAATGCAAACCGGAGTCGTTCAGGACCTGAACGTGGCTCCCCAACAAACAGCGACTCTCAAACTGAATCTGAATACGGAAAAGATCTGTCCATGTAAAGAGTTGTTGCTCAACGTAACTTATAAGTTGAAAGCTGCCGAAACACTGATGCCGGCAGGAAGTACAGTAGCATATGACCAGCTGACTATCCGTCCGTATACAGCCAAAGCATTGGAATTAAAGAACCAGAAAGCATCTAATCTTGACATTGTCGTACCGGTCATTAAGGACAACGACCATAATTATCTGATTGTAGAAGGCGAAAACTTCATAATCGAATTCAATAAGCACAATGGATATCTCTCTCGTTACGAAGCAGATGGTATGCAATTATTAAATCCGGGAGCTCAACTGACTCCTAACTTCTGGCGTGCTCCTACCGATAATGATTATGGAGCAGGATTACAGCACCGGTATGCTGTCTGGAAAAATCCGGGACTGAAGTTGACTTCATTGAAACAAAGTATCGAAAACGAACAGGCAATCGTTCAGGCTGAATATGAAATGAAAGCTGTAAAAGGAAAACTATTCCTGACTTATGTTATCAACAATGAGGGAGCGGTCAAAGTAACTCAAAAGATGGAAGCCGGCAAAGAAGAAAAGGTTTCTGATATGTTCCGTTTCGGCATGCAAATGCAAATGCCCGAAAACTTCAATGAAGTGGAATATTATGGCCGTGGTCCGGTTGAAAATTATGCCGACCGCAATCACTCTACTTTAATTGGCAAATATCGCCAGACAGTTGCCGAACAGTTCTACCCGTACATCCGTCCGCAAGAAACCGGTACCAAAACCGATTTGCGCTGGTGGAGAGTATTGAATATCAGCGGAAACGGTCTGCAGTTTGTAGGTGACGCTCCTTTCTCCGCCTCTGCCTTGAACTATAGCATCGAGTCTTTGGATGACGGAGTACAAAAAGACCAACGCCACTCTCCTGAAGTAGCGAAAGCTCCTTTCACTAACCTTTGCATCGATAAAGTACAGATGGGTCTGGGATGTGTCAACAGTTGGGGAACACTTCCACTGGAGAAATACCGTGTACCTTATCAGGATTATGAATTCAGTTTCATCCTGACCCCCGTACGCCACAAAGTGAATATGTGA
- a CDS encoding Ig-like domain-containing protein encodes MDKAYFCSMLKDNIYRKKRLIRSLLGVAALVATLYSCASMGRPDGGPFDETPPRFIGSTPAAGAVNTKKSKIVLDFDEFIKLEKASEKVVVSPPQLQQPEIKPGGKRITVNLLDSLKPNTTYTIDFSDAIVDNNEGNPLGNFAFTFSTGASIDTMEVSGTLLEASDLEPIKGMLVGLHSNLNDSAFTKLPFDRVARTDSRGHFTIRGIAPGKYRIFGLMDADQNFFYNQKGEAVAFNDSLIIPRFEERIRQDTAWVDSLTIDTIVEQKYTYFLPDNIVLRSFKKPSVSQYLVKSERLTPNKFSLYFSAPADSLPVLKGLNFDEKDAFVIEKTFRNDTIHYWIRDSLLYQQDTLTLSLNYLYTDTLNQLVPRTDTLRLAAKKVKKEEPKKKKKKDDEPEPTKFLSVNTHAPSSMDVFDYITMTFEEPVARFDSAAIHLRQKVDTIWTDVPFEFEHDSLDVRRYNLYYDWEPGGEYEFAVDSTAFHGIYGLFTDKIKQAFKVRQIEEYGNVFLNITGADSIAFVELLDNQDKVLRRRPVIDGRAEFYYLNPGKYGARLVNDTNGNGVWDAGDYEKGIQPEMVYYYPHIIEFKANWDATQDWNVTAVPLDKQKPDELKKQKPDEDKKKKTRDSQNANRSRRN; translated from the coding sequence ATGGATAAGGCTTATTTTTGCAGCATGTTAAAAGACAATATATATAGAAAAAAACGACTCATCCGTAGTCTGTTGGGAGTTGCTGCTCTGGTAGCTACCCTTTATTCTTGTGCCAGTATGGGACGTCCGGATGGGGGACCTTTTGATGAAACTCCACCCCGCTTCATCGGCAGTACGCCGGCAGCAGGAGCCGTAAATACTAAAAAGTCAAAGATTGTCCTTGATTTCGATGAGTTTATTAAACTTGAAAAGGCCAGTGAAAAGGTAGTGGTTTCGCCTCCCCAGTTGCAACAACCGGAGATTAAACCCGGAGGGAAGCGGATTACTGTAAACCTGCTCGACTCTTTGAAGCCCAATACCACCTATACAATCGATTTTTCGGATGCGATCGTCGATAACAACGAGGGCAATCCGCTCGGTAATTTTGCGTTTACATTCTCTACAGGGGCCTCTATTGATACAATGGAGGTATCGGGCACCTTGCTTGAAGCTTCTGATCTGGAACCCATTAAAGGTATGTTGGTGGGACTACATTCCAACCTGAATGACTCGGCTTTTACCAAACTTCCTTTTGATCGTGTAGCTCGTACCGATAGTCGTGGACACTTCACGATTCGTGGGATTGCACCGGGCAAATATCGTATTTTCGGTTTAATGGATGCCGATCAGAATTTCTTCTATAACCAAAAAGGTGAAGCGGTGGCTTTCAATGACTCGCTGATTATTCCCCGCTTCGAAGAGCGGATACGCCAGGATACTGCCTGGGTCGATTCACTGACCATCGATACGATTGTTGAGCAGAAATATACCTACTTCCTGCCCGATAATATTGTGCTTCGCTCATTTAAAAAGCCTTCTGTTTCACAATACCTGGTTAAGAGCGAACGCCTTACTCCGAATAAATTTTCTTTGTATTTTTCGGCTCCGGCAGATTCTTTGCCTGTGTTGAAAGGCTTGAATTTCGACGAGAAGGATGCTTTTGTGATAGAAAAGACATTCCGCAACGACACTATTCATTATTGGATACGCGACTCTTTGCTTTATCAGCAAGATACACTTACGTTGAGCCTGAACTATTTGTACACTGATACGTTAAATCAATTAGTTCCTCGTACGGATACGCTAAGGTTGGCCGCAAAGAAAGTGAAGAAAGAAGAGCCTAAAAAGAAAAAGAAGAAAGACGATGAGCCGGAACCGACTAAGTTCTTGTCGGTAAACACACACGCTCCTTCGTCTATGGACGTGTTCGATTATATCACCATGACTTTTGAAGAACCGGTAGCCCGCTTTGACAGTGCGGCTATTCATCTTCGCCAGAAAGTAGATACGATATGGACCGACGTTCCTTTTGAGTTCGAACATGATTCGCTCGATGTGCGCCGCTATAACCTCTATTATGATTGGGAACCCGGAGGCGAGTATGAATTTGCCGTCGATTCCACAGCTTTTCATGGCATTTACGGGCTGTTTACCGATAAGATAAAGCAAGCCTTCAAGGTTCGTCAGATCGAAGAATACGGTAATGTGTTCCTCAACATAACCGGAGCAGATTCTATCGCTTTTGTCGAACTGTTGGATAATCAGGATAAAGTTCTTCGCAGGCGTCCGGTGATTGACGGGAGAGCGGAGTTTTACTATCTGAATCCCGGCAAATACGGAGCCCGGTTGGTAAACGATACCAATGGCAACGGAGTGTGGGATGCCGGTGACTATGAGAAGGGCATACAGCCTGAGATGGTATACTATTATCCGCATATTATTGAATTTAAAGCAAACTGGGATGCTACTCAGGACTGGAATGTGACAGCTGTGCCTCTGGATAAGCAAAAGCCGGACGAACTTAAAAAACAGAAACCAGATGAAGATAAGAAGAAAAAGACCCGAGATAGTCAAAACGCAAACCGTAGCCGCCGCAATTAG
- a CDS encoding DUF3108 domain-containing protein — protein sequence MKIRRKRPEIVKTQTVAAAIRRKEWICLIIALLFAFPSSGNAQCEAKNDAFKSGEHVMYELYFNWKFIWKKVGLASLTTNSTTYHSEPAYRVNLLAISSKEADFFFKMRDTLTSVMTEKLEPRYFRKGAEEGKRYTVDEARFSFRNGMCYVNQKRVRKDGSITETEQSDNRCIYDMLTILAQARSFDPKEYTIGQRIQFPMATGRRVEEQTLIYRGIKKITAENDTTYRCLIFSLVEYNKKGKEKEVITFYVTDDRNHLPVRLDMHLNFGSAKAFLKSVSGYRHPQTSIVTK from the coding sequence ATGAAGATAAGAAGAAAAAGACCCGAGATAGTCAAAACGCAAACCGTAGCCGCCGCAATTAGGCGGAAAGAGTGGATATGTCTTATTATCGCCCTGCTTTTTGCTTTCCCATCATCGGGCAATGCCCAGTGTGAAGCAAAGAACGATGCGTTTAAGTCCGGTGAGCACGTCATGTACGAACTTTATTTCAACTGGAAATTCATTTGGAAGAAAGTGGGACTTGCCAGCCTTACCACTAACTCGACGACTTATCACTCCGAGCCGGCCTATCGGGTCAATTTATTGGCCATTAGCAGTAAAGAGGCCGACTTCTTCTTTAAGATGCGGGATACGCTGACAAGCGTCATGACTGAAAAGCTGGAACCCCGCTATTTTCGGAAGGGAGCCGAAGAAGGAAAACGTTATACCGTCGATGAAGCCCGTTTCTCGTTTCGGAACGGCATGTGTTATGTCAATCAAAAACGGGTGCGTAAAGACGGGAGTATCACCGAGACGGAGCAAAGTGACAATCGTTGTATCTATGATATGCTTACTATTCTGGCGCAGGCCCGTTCGTTCGATCCAAAGGAATATACCATCGGTCAACGTATCCAGTTCCCGATGGCGACGGGGCGTAGAGTAGAAGAACAGACCCTGATTTACCGGGGAATTAAGAAGATTACTGCCGAGAATGATACTACCTATCGCTGCCTGATATTCTCACTCGTGGAATATAATAAAAAGGGAAAGGAGAAAGAGGTCATAACGTTCTATGTGACGGACGACCGGAATCACCTTCCGGTACGTCTGGATATGCACCTTAACTTTGGTTCGGCCAAGGCATTCCTGAAGAGTGTCAGTGGTTACCGACATCCTCAGACTTCTATTGTCACAAAGTGA
- a CDS encoding PaaI family thioesterase yields the protein MTAQEFFKNDLFATNAGVELIEIREGYSKAKLEIKPEHLNAGQRTQGGAIFTLADLALAAAANSHGTLAFSLSSNITFLRASGPGDTLYAEARERYTGRSTGYYQIDVTDQEGRLIATFESSVFRKKDEVPFTL from the coding sequence ATGACAGCACAAGAATTTTTCAAAAACGACCTGTTTGCCACCAATGCGGGTGTAGAGCTGATCGAGATACGAGAAGGATACAGCAAAGCAAAACTGGAAATAAAACCCGAACATCTGAATGCGGGACAACGGACACAGGGAGGCGCCATCTTTACTTTAGCCGATCTGGCACTTGCGGCAGCAGCTAACTCACATGGCACATTGGCCTTTTCGCTCTCTTCCAATATCACTTTCTTGCGCGCCAGCGGCCCCGGAGACACACTCTATGCCGAAGCACGCGAACGCTATACCGGACGCAGCACAGGTTATTATCAGATAGATGTAACCGATCAGGAAGGCAGACTGATAGCTACCTTCGAGTCGAGCGTATTCCGCAAAAAAGACGAAGTTCCGTTCACTTTGTGA
- the cysS gene encoding cysteine--tRNA ligase, which translates to MEHQLTIYNTLDRKKELFVPLHAPHVGMYVCGPTVYGDAHLGHARPAITFDVLFRYLTRLGYKVRYVRNITDVGHLEHDADEGEDKIAKKARLEQLEPMEVVQYYLNRYHKAMEALNVLPPSIEPHASGHIIEQIELVKKILDAGYAYESQGSVYFDVAKYNKDYHYGKLSGRNLDDVLNTTRELDGQEEKHNPADFALWKRAQPEHIMRWPSPWGDGFPGWHAECTAMGRKYLGEHFDIHGGGMDLIFPHHECEIAQSVASQGDDMVHYWMHNNMITINGTKMGKSLGNFITLDEFFSGSHKLLTQAYSPMTIRFFILQAHYRSPVDFSNEALQAAEKGLSRLMEAVDSLEKITPAATSNVDVKSLRTKCFEAMNDDLNTPIVISHLFDGAKMINNIIAGNNTISADDLKDLKEVFHTFCFDILGLKEEIGSSDGREAAYGKVVDMLLEQRVKAKANKDWATSDLIRNELTALGFEIKDTKDGFEWKLNK; encoded by the coding sequence ATGGAACATCAACTGACGATTTACAACACTTTAGATAGAAAAAAAGAGCTGTTTGTGCCTTTGCACGCTCCACATGTGGGCATGTATGTCTGCGGACCGACGGTATATGGCGATGCACATCTGGGACATGCCCGTCCGGCCATCACGTTCGACGTACTTTTCCGTTATCTCACCCGGCTGGGTTATAAAGTGCGATACGTGCGTAACATTACCGACGTAGGCCACCTGGAACATGACGCAGATGAAGGCGAAGATAAGATTGCCAAGAAAGCCCGTCTGGAACAATTGGAACCCATGGAAGTAGTGCAATACTACCTGAACCGGTATCATAAAGCCATGGAGGCACTGAACGTACTTCCCCCCAGCATTGAGCCACATGCCTCGGGACATATCATCGAACAGATAGAATTGGTAAAAAAGATTCTGGATGCCGGCTATGCATACGAAAGCCAGGGTTCGGTATATTTCGATGTAGCCAAATACAATAAAGACTACCATTATGGCAAACTCTCGGGACGTAACCTGGACGATGTACTGAATACAACCCGCGAGCTGGACGGCCAGGAAGAAAAACATAATCCTGCCGACTTTGCTCTTTGGAAACGGGCACAACCGGAACATATCATGCGCTGGCCTTCACCATGGGGTGACGGTTTCCCCGGCTGGCATGCCGAGTGTACAGCTATGGGACGTAAGTATCTGGGCGAACACTTCGACATTCACGGAGGAGGCATGGACCTTATCTTCCCGCACCACGAATGTGAAATCGCACAGTCGGTAGCTTCACAGGGTGACGATATGGTTCACTATTGGATGCACAACAACATGATCACCATCAACGGCACCAAGATGGGCAAGAGTCTCGGAAACTTCATCACGCTGGATGAATTCTTCAGCGGCTCGCACAAATTGCTGACTCAGGCTTACAGCCCGATGACCATACGTTTCTTTATCTTGCAGGCACACTACCGCAGTCCGGTGGATTTCAGCAACGAAGCCTTGCAAGCAGCAGAAAAGGGACTGAGCCGACTGATGGAAGCAGTAGACAGTCTGGAAAAAATCACTCCCGCAGCTACTTCGAACGTCGATGTAAAAAGCTTGCGCACGAAGTGTTTTGAAGCAATGAACGATGACCTGAATACTCCGATTGTGATTTCACATCTCTTTGACGGAGCCAAGATGATCAATAATATCATTGCCGGCAACAACACCATTTCTGCCGATGACCTGAAAGACCTGAAAGAAGTATTCCATACATTCTGCTTCGATATCCTGGGTCTGAAAGAAGAAATCGGTTCGTCGGACGGACGTGAAGCCGCTTATGGAAAAGTGGTCGATATGTTGCTGGAACAACGTGTGAAGGCAAAAGCCAACAAAGACTGGGCAACCAGTGACTTGATCCGTAACGAACTGACTGCATTGGGATTCGAAATTAAAGATACTAAGGACGGATTTGAGTGGAAACTGAATAAATAA
- a CDS encoding Cof-type HAD-IIB family hydrolase codes for MKYKLLVLDLDGTLTNAKKEITLHNREALIRVQQQGVKLILASGRPTFGIVPLADELRMKEFGGFILSYNGGEIIDWSTGEIVYANVLPDEVIPRLYECATRNQLPILTYDRQYIITEYPDDVYVRKEAFLNKMQIYPSTDFLKDIRLPLPKCLIVGEPHRLIPIEAELSVELQGQLSVYRSEPFFLELVPQGIDKAQSLSVLLNKLNMNREEMVAVGDGYNDLSMIQFAGLGVAMGNAQEPVKKAADYITLSNEEDGVAAVVNKFFTKAPEKGETTV; via the coding sequence ATGAAATACAAACTCCTCGTACTCGACTTGGACGGAACACTGACCAACGCTAAAAAAGAGATAACTCTACACAACCGAGAAGCACTGATACGTGTACAGCAACAGGGTGTGAAACTGATACTTGCATCGGGACGTCCTACCTTCGGTATTGTACCCTTGGCCGATGAACTTCGCATGAAGGAATTCGGCGGATTTATCCTCTCCTACAATGGCGGGGAAATTATCGACTGGAGTACCGGAGAGATAGTTTATGCCAATGTATTGCCGGACGAAGTGATACCTCGGCTATATGAATGCGCCACGCGCAACCAACTTCCCATCCTGACTTACGACCGGCAATATATCATCACTGAATATCCCGATGACGTGTATGTCCGGAAAGAGGCTTTCCTCAATAAAATGCAGATATATCCTTCCACAGATTTTCTGAAAGATATCCGTCTGCCGCTTCCTAAGTGCTTGATTGTGGGTGAGCCACATCGTCTGATTCCCATTGAAGCCGAACTTTCGGTAGAACTGCAAGGTCAACTGAGTGTTTACCGCTCGGAGCCCTTCTTCCTCGAACTGGTGCCACAGGGAATAGACAAGGCACAATCTTTATCTGTCTTACTTAACAAGTTGAACATGAACCGGGAAGAGATGGTGGCTGTAGGCGACGGCTACAACGATCTTTCAATGATTCAATTTGCCGGATTAGGTGTAGCCATGGGCAATGCACAGGAACCGGTAAAGAAAGCCGCCGACTACATTACCCTTAGCAACGAGGAGGACGGTGTAGCTGCAGTCGTAAACAAGTTCTTTACAAAAGCACCCGAGAAGGGGGAGACAACAGTTTAA
- a CDS encoding response regulator transcription factor, whose translation MGKKLKIFFIDDDIALGHICTRIMQEEGYEVLYQTSLNGAKACIVETHPDMIVLDVEIGNKNGIEAVPELKAIAPNTPILFISSHTNSQLVVQALSAGAVAYLKKPLEIDELIAYIKRYAISHPYQIKIGSLILDTDTQLLCTKELRVIKQLSEAEYKLLKLLVAYKEQLVERRQIEEELWGKVNGNEQGINNLISKLRKYLSIDPTIELVTIPRNGYKLSVNLS comes from the coding sequence ATGGGAAAAAAACTCAAAATTTTTTTTATTGATGACGATATCGCACTTGGACATATATGTACCAGGATTATGCAGGAAGAAGGTTATGAAGTTCTTTATCAAACTTCATTAAACGGAGCAAAGGCTTGTATCGTAGAAACACATCCAGACATGATCGTACTCGATGTAGAAATCGGAAATAAAAATGGCATTGAGGCTGTCCCGGAATTGAAGGCAATAGCCCCTAATACTCCTATATTATTTATATCTTCACACACAAATAGCCAATTGGTAGTCCAAGCACTAAGTGCAGGTGCAGTAGCTTATCTGAAAAAACCTCTTGAAATTGATGAATTAATTGCATATATCAAAAGATACGCGATTTCACATCCATATCAAATAAAGATAGGTTCTCTTATATTAGACACAGACACCCAATTGCTATGCACTAAAGAATTGAGAGTGATTAAACAACTGAGCGAGGCAGAATACAAACTACTTAAACTTTTGGTTGCTTATAAAGAACAACTTGTTGAACGTCGGCAAATAGAAGAAGAACTATGGGGGAAAGTAAATGGAAATGAACAAGGAATAAATAATTTAATATCAAAACTACGCAAATACCTGTCTATTGACCCTACCATAGAACTCGTAACTATACCCAGAAATGGTTATAAGCTCTCAGTAAATCTAAGTTAA